A region of the bacterium genome:
TGAATAGGGATTTGTAGCCGGCGCGGAAAAAGGCCAGCTCGCTGAAGGCGAATTCGGCTCCCACATTGATGATTTCATCGTTATCGCTGGGGCGTAGAGCATCCGCGGCCACGGTCAGGCGATAGTGCTGCGCTTGGATGGCGTCTAACGCCAGTCCGACACGGAAAAAAAGCGGCAGAGGCCAGCTTTCAGTCTTGAGGTTGGCGACGATGTTTTGGTTATTGCCTAGGGAATTCGGATCCAAATCCACCCGCTGCAGCAAATCCCGGCCGTCGTGTCGAATATCTGAGCCAAAATTGCTGATGCTCATGCCGAGCCGCATATCCTTAAAGGGCGTGATGAAAAGCAGGCCGACATCCAGCGCGAATGCGTTGGCCGATTCGTTCCAGAGCTTTTGCTGGATATATTTACCACTGCCGCCGATGGAAAAGCGATCGGTCAGCCGGCGGGCGTAGGAAAGGCCGACCGCCAGATCGCTGGCCTGCCAGATTTCCCCCGTCCCTTCCGGCTGCAGCACGGTGGTCACCTGCTCCTCTCCATAACCCAGCTGCGTATAGCTGATGCCGAGGGCATTGGTGCCATCCAAGTTGAGCACAAAGCCGAACCAATTCAATTTGCTGTCCACCAGCCAATTCGTGTGGACAAATTGGATTTGGGAGCCGGGCAAGCGGGCGATGCCGCCGGGGTTGTAGTACAATGCCGAGGCATCTGCGGAGACGGCGGCAAAAGCCCCGCCCATGGCGGTCGCACGCGGTCCTACGCTGACGCCTAGAAACGGCAC
Encoded here:
- a CDS encoding UPF0164 family protein, translated to MDNTMIRCQGYYSFRVLILLSLAGLFSILPAQTKVGTTAVPFLGVSVGPRATAMGGAFAAVSADASALYYNPGGIARLPGSQIQFVHTNWLVDSKLNWFGFVLNLDGTNALGISYTQLGYGEEQVTTVLQPEGTGEIWQASDLAVGLSYARRLTDRFSIGGSGKYIQQKLWNESANAFALDVGLLFITPFKDMRLGMSISNFGSDIRHDGRDLLQRVDLDPNSLGNNQNIVANLKTESWPLPLFFRVGLALDAIQAQHYRLTVAADALRPSDNDEIINVGAEFAFSELAFFRAGYKSLFREESEEGPTFGVGVNYRVGGIGYHFDYTFADFGLFENIQMFSLGISF